The following nucleotide sequence is from Aspergillus luchuensis IFO 4308 DNA, chromosome 1, nearly complete sequence.
CGGTCTGGTTGCTGTCGAGCCAGCTGATGACCTCGTCAACCTTGGAGGTGACCTTCTGCTTGTCCTCATCGCTGATGGTGAGCTTGCCCTCGTTGATGGTGTTCTTGAGGGAGTAAGCGTAGGACTCGAGACCGTTCTTGGCCTGGATACGGGAAGCCTCAGCCTCGTCCTCAGCCTTGAACTTCTCGGCCTCAGCAAGCATGcgctcgatctcctccttggagaGACGGCCCTTgtcgttggtgatggtgatcttGTTGGTCTTTCCAGTGCCCTTCTCGATGGCAGAGACGTTCATGATACCGTTGGCATCAAGGTCGAAGGTGACCTCAATCTGGGGAACACCACGGGGGGCGGGGGGAATGCCAGTGAGCTCGAACTTTCCGAGCAGGTTGTTGTCCTTGGTACGGGCACGCTCACCCTCGTAGACCTGGATCAGGACACCGGGCTGGTTGTCGGAGTAGGTGGAGAAGGTCTCGGACTTcttggtggggatggtggtgttaCGCTTGATGAGAGCAGTCATGACACCACCAGCGGTCTCGATACCCAGGGAGAGAGGGGCAACGTCGAGCAGGAGGATCTCGTTGGTGGACTTGGAGGAAGTGTCACCGGACAGGATAGCAGCCTGGACGGCAGCACCGTAGGCAACGGCCTCATCGGGGTTGATGGACTTGTTGGCGTccttgttgaagaagtcgcTGACGAGACGCTGGATCTTGGGGATACGGGTGGAACCACCGACCAGGACGATCTCGTGGACGGAGGACTTGTCGATCTTGGCGTCACGAAGGACACGCTCAACGGGCTCCATGGTGGAACGGAAGAGGTCCTGGCAGAGCTCCTCGAAACGAGCACGAGTGATGGAGGTGTAGAAGTCGATACCCTCGAAGAGAGAGTCGATCTCAATGGAGGTCTGGGCAGCGGAAGAGAGGGTACGCTTGGCACGCTCGCAAGCGGTGCGGAGACGACGGAGAGCACGAGCGTTGGAGGTGAGGTCCTTCTTGTGCTTGCGCTTGAACTCGTTGACGAAGTGGTTGACGAGGCGGTTGTCAAAGTCCTCACCACCCAAGTGAGTGTCACCAGCGGTGGCCTTGACCTCGAAGATACCCTCCTCAATGGTCAGGAGGGAAACATCGaaggtaccaccaccaagatcgaagatgaggacgtTGCGCTCAccctcggccttcttgtCCAGACCGTAggcaatggcagcagcggTGGGCTCGTTGATGATACGGAGAACGTTCAGGCCGGCAATGAGACCAGCATCCTTGGTGGCCTGACGCTGAGAGTCGTTGAAGTAGGCGGGGACAGTGATGACAGCGTTGTTGACGGTGCCACCGAGGTAAGCCTCAGCGGTCTCACGCATCTTGGTGAGGATCATGGAGGAGACCTCCTCGGGAGTGAACTGCTTGGACTCGCCCTTGAACTCAACCTCGACGATGGGCTTGCCACCCTTCTCGACAACCTTGAAGGGCCAGTGCTTCATGTCGGACTGGACCTCAGCGTCGCCAAAACGA
It contains:
- the hsp70 gene encoding molecular chaperone Hsp70 (COG:O;~EggNog:ENOG410PFQW;~InterPro:IPR018181,IPR029047,IPR029048,IPR013126, IPR043129;~PFAM:PF00012,PF06723), translated to MAPAVGIDLGTTYSCVGVFRDDRIEIIANDQGNRTTPSFVAFTDTERLIGDAAKNQVAMNPHNTVFDAKRLIGRRFGDAEVQSDMKHWPFKVVEKGGKPIVEVEFKGESKQFTPEEVSSMILTKMRETAEAYLGGTVNNAVITVPAYFNDSQRQATKDAGLIAGLNVLRIINEPTAAAIAYGLDKKAEGERNVLIFDLGGGTFDVSLLTIEEGIFEVKATAGDTHLGGEDFDNRLVNHFVNEFKRKHKKDLTSNARALRRLRTACERAKRTLSSAAQTSIEIDSLFEGIDFYTSITRARFEELCQDLFRSTMEPVERVLRDAKIDKSSVHEIVLVGGSTRIPKIQRLVSDFFNKDANKSINPDEAVAYGAAVQAAILSGDTSSKSTNEILLLDVAPLSLGIETAGGVMTALIKRNTTIPTKKSETFSTYSDNQPGVLIQVYEGERARTKDNNLLGKFELTGIPPAPRGVPQIEVTFDLDANGIMNVSAIEKGTGKTNKITITNDKGRLSKEEIERMLAEAEKFKAEDEAEASRIQAKNGLESYAYSLKNTINEGKLTISDEDKQKVTSKVDEVISWLDSNQTAEKDEYEAQQKELEGVANPIISAAYGGAAGAAPGGAAPGATRTADEVEERPEELD